From Shewanella yunxiaonensis, the proteins below share one genomic window:
- a CDS encoding LysR family transcriptional regulator: MHRPKSTLEQWRILQAVVDYGGYAQAADKLNKSQSSLNHAVAKLQSQLGIQLLEVRGRKAYLTEQGEVLLRRSRHVTQAVSELEQLANNLEQGWEPTLAIARELVYPMDKLTDALAAFLPESRGTRVTVVDTVINGTNELIQNNQVDLAICGTPPKGYIAQPLCDLDFYLVCHPSHPLALTPELEDDHILAQHLQIVIKDTGVNPQQETGWLKAEQRWTVSNFHEAKVILSKGIGFCWVPAHLVEKELAAGELVRLKIKGSNSRRIVLTLVVPQRDKQGPASKLLESLILALHGEKPLATS, translated from the coding sequence ATGCACAGACCTAAATCCACGCTAGAACAATGGCGTATTCTGCAAGCAGTTGTTGATTATGGTGGTTACGCGCAGGCAGCAGATAAGCTGAATAAGAGTCAATCATCACTCAATCATGCTGTTGCTAAACTGCAGTCTCAATTAGGTATTCAATTGCTCGAAGTGCGTGGACGCAAAGCGTATCTCACTGAACAAGGTGAAGTGTTGCTGCGCCGGTCGCGTCATGTGACCCAAGCAGTCAGTGAGTTGGAACAACTGGCCAATAACCTCGAACAGGGGTGGGAACCTACGCTCGCCATCGCCCGAGAATTGGTGTATCCAATGGATAAGTTAACTGATGCGTTAGCCGCATTTCTGCCCGAAAGTCGAGGAACTCGAGTGACCGTTGTTGATACCGTCATCAATGGTACCAATGAACTGATCCAGAATAATCAAGTGGATTTAGCCATTTGCGGTACACCACCGAAAGGTTACATTGCACAGCCGCTTTGTGACCTTGATTTCTATTTGGTTTGTCATCCTTCCCATCCACTGGCGCTGACACCTGAACTGGAAGATGATCATATTCTTGCGCAGCACTTGCAGATTGTGATTAAAGATACAGGCGTGAACCCGCAGCAAGAAACGGGTTGGCTTAAAGCGGAGCAACGCTGGACCGTTAGCAATTTTCATGAGGCTAAGGTGATCCTCAGTAAGGGTATTGGCTTCTGTTGGGTTCCTGCACATTTGGTGGAAAAAGAATTAGCAGCTGGCGAACTGGTTCGGTTAAAGATTAAAGGTTCGAACTCTCGCAGAATTGTGCTGACGTTGGTGGTACCGCAGCGCGATAAACAAGGCCCAGCGTCTAAGTTACTGGAATCATTGATCCTGGCGCTTCATGGTGAAAAACCTTTAGCCACAAGTTAA
- a CDS encoding M3 family metallopeptidase, with the protein MQKILMLLLKLICGCTLVLLTLPARATAAAAVPLLVNQCLNYSTDFHPDFSSIITLERQTIGLQNINDQVNYYRSFVLPEAAQEALLQCQLAVADAVNRVLISPQLRPILDDLQRSNELSHHRLAAKFQYLLAHQLPLSEKAKLSTAQASIRQHLKSNNFQLDWGSCALAVTTPTVQKKSLSDHRDDTTEAKDAAAPEPLVRNIATYMLQQSDEDCRKLVWRKYQARAKSSNQTMLTTVQQLRLQQAQNAGYNSYVDYLLAEQLMGSADNLSNFLNAFSQRLDIAPWNIGKELTDLKITKINKISADDFMQTVSQRLANIGITHENIDKRWMRLWYRGRLLGELLIATAPKNRHILIRRSVIGQQAGQSQLELKAELKTLRDYQTAVSALSEALTQLAAGGRFYLDNGFTLPQDAGRIGELWLEDYLSQGFSQQLRPSPDSREQLAESYRQHMALFHAYVALEFYQTPNKQPSTSLFSHLFAGQWPEVHDYAYSFADIADTGPLIYESLWQQFVADAIYQTTANCAPEKLFEVLIVNENGADIRQTLFDIWGPDAVTRLIAQIQQGQFHPDHLPQWCPLDKFTP; encoded by the coding sequence ATGCAAAAAATTTTGATGCTGTTGTTGAAACTAATATGCGGATGCACATTAGTTTTACTGACGTTACCAGCGCGTGCGACAGCGGCCGCCGCCGTACCGTTGCTGGTCAATCAGTGTCTCAATTACAGTACCGATTTCCATCCTGATTTCAGCTCTATCATCACCTTAGAACGACAAACGATCGGTCTGCAAAACATTAATGATCAGGTAAATTATTACCGTAGTTTTGTACTACCAGAAGCCGCACAGGAAGCCTTGCTGCAGTGTCAACTTGCCGTGGCAGATGCGGTAAATCGCGTTCTGATCAGTCCTCAATTGCGCCCTATTCTTGACGATTTACAACGCAGTAACGAACTGTCGCACCACCGTCTGGCGGCAAAGTTTCAGTATCTTTTAGCGCATCAGTTACCTTTGTCGGAAAAAGCCAAACTCAGTACGGCACAAGCCAGTATCCGCCAGCATCTGAAGAGTAATAACTTTCAGCTGGATTGGGGCAGCTGCGCCTTGGCTGTTACGACACCGACGGTTCAAAAAAAATCGCTGTCTGATCATCGCGACGACACTACAGAAGCTAAAGATGCTGCAGCGCCTGAACCTTTAGTGCGTAATATTGCGACTTATATGCTCCAACAATCAGATGAAGATTGTCGAAAGCTAGTTTGGCGCAAATACCAGGCCCGCGCTAAAAGTAGTAATCAGACAATGCTAACCACTGTGCAACAACTGCGGCTACAGCAAGCACAAAATGCCGGCTATAACTCCTACGTCGACTATTTGCTTGCAGAACAACTCATGGGTTCGGCTGATAACCTATCAAATTTTCTGAATGCTTTTTCGCAGCGATTAGATATCGCCCCATGGAATATTGGGAAGGAATTAACTGATTTAAAAATAACGAAAATTAATAAAATTTCAGCTGATGATTTCATGCAAACCGTATCACAGCGACTGGCCAATATTGGCATTACCCATGAAAATATTGATAAACGTTGGATGCGTTTGTGGTATCGCGGGCGGTTGCTTGGAGAGTTGTTAATCGCGACAGCCCCCAAGAATCGCCATATTTTGATCCGTCGCAGTGTCATCGGGCAGCAAGCAGGACAAAGCCAGCTTGAATTAAAAGCCGAGCTAAAAACTTTACGTGATTACCAAACCGCAGTATCCGCCTTAAGCGAGGCACTGACACAGTTAGCCGCTGGAGGCCGTTTTTACCTCGATAACGGTTTTACGTTACCGCAGGATGCTGGTCGTATTGGTGAATTATGGCTAGAAGATTATTTGAGTCAGGGCTTTTCGCAACAATTACGACCCTCACCGGACAGTCGTGAACAACTGGCGGAAAGTTACCGCCAGCACATGGCGCTTTTCCATGCTTATGTCGCCCTTGAATTTTATCAGACCCCGAACAAACAACCGTCAACTTCCCTGTTTAGTCACTTATTTGCGGGACAATGGCCAGAGGTGCATGATTACGCCTACTCATTTGCGGATATTGCAGACACCGGCCCCTTAATTTACGAGTCACTTTGGCAACAGTTTGTAGCAGATGCAATCTATCAAACGACTGCCAACTGTGCCCCAGAGAAGTTATTTGAAGTGTTGATCGTGAATGAAAATGGCGCAGATATTCGCCAAACCTTGTTTGATATCTGGGGGCCTGACGCCGTTACTCGATTAATTGCCCAGATCCAGCAAGGACAATTTCACCCCGATCATCTGCCCCAATGGTGCCCTTTAGACAAATTCACGCCATAA
- a CDS encoding putative metalloprotease CJM1_0395 family protein translates to MLVPKTLVGQASSASQTPSNRVSAVPSSLVTETAKLSANDIVVDSGRSSLVSLSYGVLGAAALYDSSGNQTAAEDAADTSVNDQDQTAESANSSATAQASVSADNAKQQQAQQQLESLQQRDQEVRTHEQAHAAVGGVYAGSPQFDYEHGADGKRYAVDGEVQIDVSIVPGDPIATMTKMRQVYAAAMAPQQPSLADIQVAAEAMRKYNTAREQAAALRDMESNKPITSDISANTAAKDQAAASNSADSSNADTQTSNTNNYPISIVRVMGQVHQMAPNPGTGGVSPPRNDHDLDDISLPNATLEEQIQGQLLHDHDSDNLMSLL, encoded by the coding sequence ATGCTTGTACCTAAAACGTTAGTCGGGCAAGCCTCGTCTGCTAGTCAGACTCCGTCTAACCGTGTATCCGCGGTTCCATCATCTCTGGTAACTGAGACTGCAAAACTCTCTGCTAATGATATTGTTGTGGATAGTGGGCGTTCATCGCTGGTGAGTTTGTCCTATGGCGTCCTAGGTGCTGCAGCACTGTATGACAGTAGCGGCAATCAAACGGCGGCAGAAGATGCTGCCGATACTTCAGTAAACGATCAGGATCAAACCGCTGAATCTGCCAATTCCAGCGCGACAGCTCAAGCTTCCGTGAGTGCGGATAACGCTAAACAACAGCAAGCGCAGCAACAACTCGAATCATTGCAACAACGCGATCAAGAAGTCCGCACTCATGAACAGGCTCATGCCGCTGTCGGTGGCGTTTATGCAGGCTCGCCTCAGTTTGACTATGAACATGGGGCCGATGGCAAACGTTATGCGGTGGATGGTGAAGTCCAAATTGATGTCTCAATTGTGCCGGGTGATCCCATTGCCACCATGACCAAAATGCGACAGGTTTATGCTGCGGCTATGGCACCACAACAGCCTTCACTGGCAGACATACAAGTGGCAGCGGAGGCTATGCGAAAATATAACACCGCGAGAGAACAGGCCGCGGCATTAAGAGATATGGAAAGTAATAAACCGATAACGTCTGATATCTCTGCCAATACTGCGGCTAAAGATCAAGCTGCTGCAAGCAACTCGGCGGACAGTAGTAATGCGGATACGCAGACCTCGAACACAAATAACTACCCCATAAGCATTGTCCGCGTCATGGGGCAAGTGCATCAAATGGCACCAAATCCGGGAACGGGTGGGGTATCTCCACCACGCAATGATCATGATCTGGATGATATCAGCTTGCCTAACGCCACACTGGAAGAACAGATACAAGGGCAGCTATTGCATGATCATGACAGCGACAATCTCATGTCATTGTTGTAG
- the trhA gene encoding PAQR family membrane homeostasis protein TrhA produces MTVKTAEESITSSYSVNEELANSISHGLGIILGIVALTLMLSKGWYSLNSIQLTGVSIYGASFILLFLCSTLYHSIPQLHWKRRLKVLDHCAIYLLIAGTYTPMMLISMNGTGTEWVLIAIWSLAAGGVLFKSFFVHRFKALSLTLYLVMGWLCMAILPQLITHLSSTGFWLLLSGGLSYSLGVPFYAIKAIPFNHAIWHLFVLGGAVCHFLCIYLSVIPS; encoded by the coding sequence ATGACAGTAAAAACCGCAGAAGAATCCATTACTAGTAGTTATTCCGTTAATGAAGAGCTAGCAAATAGTATTAGCCATGGTTTGGGAATTATTCTCGGAATTGTCGCGCTAACACTGATGCTGAGTAAAGGCTGGTATTCCCTTAATAGCATTCAGTTAACAGGTGTAAGCATATACGGGGCCAGTTTTATACTGTTATTTCTTTGTTCAACGCTATATCACAGTATTCCGCAGCTACATTGGAAGCGCCGGCTGAAAGTTCTCGATCATTGCGCTATTTATCTGCTGATTGCTGGCACTTACACCCCCATGATGCTGATCTCCATGAATGGCACGGGTACTGAGTGGGTGCTGATAGCCATTTGGTCTCTGGCCGCAGGCGGTGTGCTGTTTAAAAGTTTCTTTGTGCATAGATTCAAAGCATTGAGTCTGACGTTGTATCTGGTCATGGGGTGGCTTTGCATGGCAATTCTGCCACAACTGATTACACATCTCTCCAGCACGGGCTTCTGGCTACTACTCTCCGGGGGGCTAAGTTACAGTCTCGGGGTACCCTTCTATGCCATTAAAGCGATCCCCTTTAACCATGCTATCTGGCACCTGTTTGTACTGGGT
- a CDS encoding chemotaxis protein: MQIQPAFAAGIQGLQSAQSGLTQATVDVAQAVTQPATTSSTDTSSAVAATPKSRDTTDALVSAMASQRQGEASVDVLQRENDALGSIIDIEV, translated from the coding sequence ATGCAAATACAGCCAGCATTCGCCGCAGGCATACAGGGGCTGCAATCTGCGCAGTCTGGATTAACTCAGGCAACAGTTGATGTCGCTCAGGCTGTCACTCAACCTGCAACTACCTCATCTACAGATACCAGCTCGGCTGTTGCCGCCACCCCGAAAAGCCGTGATACAACTGATGCCTTGGTTTCAGCAATGGCCTCTCAACGTCAGGGAGAAGCCTCTGTTGATGTGTTGCAGCGAGAAAATGATGCACTGGGCAGCATCATAGATATTGAGGTGTAG